Proteins encoded within one genomic window of Phototrophicus methaneseepsis:
- a CDS encoding UTP--glucose-1-phosphate uridylyltransferase, whose protein sequence is MPEFETIPGTVFSASPNYKKITKAVIPAAGFGTRFLPQTKAMPKEMLPIVDKPVIQIVVEELVSVGITDIIIVTGYHKRTIEDHFDSPSRELVENLQMGGERKKPLLDIVEQIADLANFVYVRQKGPYGNGTPLLNVRHIIGDEPFIYTWSDDFIAAEPSRFRQLLDVYNKYGCSVLAGIKAKTDDDYSRYGFAGGKEIWDGLIDVDAIIEKPGKDTAPSDLATVSGFILVPEIFEYLDKAQANMPEGGELYYNDALKLMMQDGHRILAAEIKNARYYDTGDKLEYLKTIVEFALQHPELQEPFKAFIKSLTLD, encoded by the coding sequence ATGCCAGAATTTGAGACGATTCCAGGAACCGTGTTTTCAGCGAGTCCTAATTATAAGAAAATCACGAAGGCTGTTATTCCCGCGGCGGGCTTTGGGACGCGCTTTTTGCCCCAGACGAAGGCCATGCCCAAAGAGATGCTGCCTATTGTAGATAAACCTGTGATTCAGATCGTTGTGGAAGAACTGGTCTCCGTTGGCATCACCGATATCATCATCGTCACGGGCTATCACAAGCGCACGATTGAAGACCACTTCGACAGCCCCAGCCGCGAGCTGGTTGAAAATTTGCAGATGGGCGGGGAGCGTAAAAAGCCGCTGCTGGATATTGTTGAGCAAATCGCGGATTTGGCGAACTTCGTCTATGTGCGCCAGAAAGGCCCTTACGGGAATGGTACACCGCTGTTGAATGTGCGGCATATCATCGGCGACGAACCCTTTATCTATACCTGGAGCGATGACTTCATCGCTGCTGAGCCGAGCCGCTTTCGGCAATTGCTGGATGTCTACAACAAATATGGCTGTTCTGTACTAGCCGGCATCAAAGCCAAGACAGATGACGATTACAGCCGTTATGGCTTTGCAGGTGGCAAGGAAATCTGGGATGGTCTGATTGATGTGGATGCCATTATCGAGAAACCCGGTAAAGATACGGCTCCCAGTGACCTGGCGACTGTTTCTGGCTTCATCCTCGTGCCGGAGATCTTCGAGTATCTCGATAAAGCGCAGGCAAATATGCCAGAGGGCGGCGAACTATATTATAACGATGCGCTCAAGCTGATGATGCAAGATGGGCACCGCATTCTAGCGGCTGAGATCAAGAATGCGCGCTATTATGATACCGGTGATAAGCTCGAATATCTCAAGACGATTGTCGAGTTTGCCCTGCAGCACCCGGAATTGCAGGAGCCGTTTAAAGCTTTCATCAAATCTCTGACCCTGGATTAG